A region of the Aethina tumida isolate Nest 87 chromosome 3, icAetTumi1.1, whole genome shotgun sequence genome:
atttattacatatatgtatACATCAAAGCtactaaatattgtaaataataaaatatatatttttaaaatttttatatttatttaataattaataatttaatttaagaattaagtaACCTTTACAACACATCTGCTGTTATTACCgtacaatttaatatgttcatattttattatagagtTCAAAAGTGTTTCAGTTCTATTAACCAAAGACTGATATTCCAGAAGCtgctttttctttttctttaatcCCGGCTTATGAACAAGAAATGCGttgtttaaaacattgaatttatAGTCCATCAAACATAGTGCATATGCCTAAAATTGTGtacatataaatgaaaaaatataataaatattattttttttaaataaatttatacttgaCTCATTTTATTGCCTTGGCCCTCCCAAGTAAGACGTTCGTCGAATATGGGTTCTCTATGtgttgatataaaaaaagGCTCCCAACCTTTGTGATAATCAATCCTTTTACCGGATGCAAACACATCaagattttttgtttcagcCTGTGCCATCCACTCCTTCCATTTGATAACATaatgacattttttacatagtttttcaTGAAACCAAAATGCTGTTTTGTTTAAGTACATTTTTTGAAGTTCAGTTTTTTTCTGTGGAATTTGAGCATTTGATAATACCTCGAATATAGGTAAAACAAATACGTTTCTCTTTTTTacggaaaataattttggtcTTCTCTTGACCAAGTCCATGaaacttttgataaaatttggtGTCGGAAATAGTTCAATGTCTAATGATAATATAAAGTGCGTATTGGCCGTTTCCCTGGCGATATTTCTTGCAACATTTATAGGGAACAGTAGATTGTTTTGGTTTTTGTACATTAGTGAttcgttaaaattttgtaaagggTGTGATGTGCAGtcataataatcattatataaatttataattggtgTGTTCATCTGAAACGATAAAGTTTATGACTAGTCTGTGAAATATAAAAGACTAAAATGCATAAGATATAATTACCTTTTCTATATGTGCATTTTCAAAGAACACATGGAATGTTACAAGCTCCTTCACGTAGTCATTGGTGCAGTGCCTGATATATGCAATGTACCGTAAAGTTGTGTTTAAATCATGTCCAGGGGCG
Encoded here:
- the LOC126264799 gene encoding beta-1,4-glucuronyltransferase 1-like, which encodes MGTKIHQRGEYRVLYNFVRASRNFNCDESITLAAPGDFRFLDNIAPLAKIWRGPISIALYAPGHDLNTTLRYIAYIRHCTNDYVKELVTFHVFFENAHIEKMNTPIINLYNDYYDCTSHPLQNFNESLMYKNQNNLLFPINVARNIARETANTHFILSLDIELFPTPNFIKSFMDLVKRRPKLFSVKKRNVFVLPIFEVLSNAQIPQKKTELQKMYLNKTAFWFHEKLCKKCHYVIKWKEWMAQAETKNLDVFASGKRIDYHKGWEPFFISTHREPIFDERLTWEGQGNKMSQAYALCLMDYKFNVLNNAFLVHKPGLKKKKKQLLEYQSLVNRTETLLNSIIKYEHIKLYGNNSRCVVKVT